Genomic DNA from Taurinivorans muris:
CAAATCTGCACATTTTTCCCCCGAACTTTTCAAAAGAGAATTATCCGCATACGCAAAAAAACGTTTTTGATTGCTTTCATTTTGAAAATGTTTTAATTTTCCTGCCGAAATAAAAAAATCTTCCCGCAAGCTTTCATCGCAGGGAGCGGAAAAAAGATTGATTCCCATGCCTGCGACAAGACAATCGTTCCTTTGTTCCAATAAAATCCCGCCTATCTTTTCATAACCGTTTTCCGATTTTTGCACCAAATCGTTAGGCCATTTCAGCGCAATATCAAAACCCAATTTTTCCAAAGCGTACGCGGCAAGTCCTCCGAAAGCGGGTGCCGCCGCCTCCGTGTTGAAGGGATAGGTTTCAGGCAAAACAAGCGCCGTATACAAATTATTCCGCAAAGACTCCCATTTTCTGCGCAGCTGCCCCCTGCCGTTTGTCTGATTCTTGCAAATAATCGTTGTGAATGCATTCATTTCCTTTTGCAAAGAAAGCTCATGCGCCTTATCAAGAGTGCTTGTTACGGTATCAAAAAGATAAAAATCAGCATTAAATCCGACCGTATCATGCCTACCGGCACCGTCCGCGGAAGAAAAAACAAAAAAATCCCCTTGCCGCCCGGCGCATTTTTCAGAAAAAAAAGCACTATGCTTTTGAGCGAACAAAGGCTCT
This window encodes:
- a CDS encoding biotin--[acetyl-CoA-carboxylase] ligase — translated: MRNRKNTGKALCFVEPLFAQKHSAFFSEKCAGRQGDFFVFSSADGAGRHDTVGFNADFYLFDTVTSTLDKAHELSLQKEMNAFTTIICKNQTNGRGQLRRKWESLRNNLYTALVLPETYPFNTEAAAPAFGGLAAYALEKLGFDIALKWPNDLVQKSENGYEKIGGILLEQRNDCLVAGMGINLFSAPCDESLREDFFISAGKLKHFQNESNQKRFFAYADNSLLKSSGEKCADLLQYGEIKDENDNFTAILGFCFALVKQIKLCYEERVSSCNPGTWNALYKKYLAFSGETVLIKDALGKDAFCFGDIAGKIIGLGQEGELLLSSEHGLIRIVGGSITKFKG